The DNA sequence CGCTCGTGAACGCGTGCGCGAACCGGTGATCAATCGGTGCCGGGACCAAGGTCACTCATGAGGATGGCGGCCAGATATCAGCTGACGCTGTCCATCGCAAATTTGCATGTATGTACCATGTCTTGGTAAGGGCGCGACGCGCTCACCTGTGATGACGTCTCCGAATGTCACGTCTCGTGGTCGTTCGGATGCTTCACGTACAAGATCGCCGCTCATCCGACTTCATGATCCTTCGTCAGGTGGTGGAGATCACAAAGACGTTGTCGTACCCCGTGTCGCAGATCACAGACCGACGGGCATAGGATGCAGGCGAAACGGGCTTGTGAACTGCCTCACATGTGCGCGATCTTCGTGGGGCGACGGCATGTCCGTGCGGTCCGCCAACCAGTCATCGTCGACTGAAGGGAGCGAGGACGGTGAACGCATACGCGCCCATCCTCGTACTGGGAGCCCTCGGGGCAGGATTTGCGATCTTCTCGGTGCTCATGGCCGCGATCATCGGCCCCAAGCGCTACAACCGGGCCAAGCTCGAAGCCTATGAGTGCGGCATCGAGCCGACTCCGCATCCGGCCGGCGGTGGGCGCTTCCCCATCAAGTACTACCTGACGGCGATGCTCTTCATCGTCTTCGACATCGAGATCGTCTTTCTCTACCCCTGGGCCGTCACCTTCGACGCCCTCGGCCTGTTCGGGCTCGTGGAGATGCTCCTCTTCGTGCTCACCGTCTTCGTCGCCTACGCCTACGTATGGCGACGCGGCGGCCTGGAGTGGGACTAAAGGGGCTCAAGAGGAGATAGGGGAAACATCGCATGGGTATCGAAGAGAAACTGCCGAGCGGGTTCCTGCTCACCACCGTGGAACAGGCCGCCGGTCTGGCTCGCAAGTCCTCCGTCTTCCCGGCCACCTTCGGCCTGGCCTGCTGCGCCATCGAAATGATGACCACCGGCGCCGGGCGCTATGACCTCGCGCGCTTCGGCATGGAGGTCTTCCGCGGCTCGCCCCGCCAGGCCGATCTGATGATCGTCGCCGGGCGCGTCAGCCAGAAGATGGCCCCGGTGCTGCGCCAGGTCTACGACCAGATGCCGAACCCGAAGTGG is a window from the Streptomyces luomodiensis genome containing:
- a CDS encoding NADH-quinone oxidoreductase subunit A — protein: MNAYAPILVLGALGAGFAIFSVLMAAIIGPKRYNRAKLEAYECGIEPTPHPAGGGRFPIKYYLTAMLFIVFDIEIVFLYPWAVTFDALGLFGLVEMLLFVLTVFVAYAYVWRRGGLEWD
- a CDS encoding NuoB/complex I 20 kDa subunit family protein, translating into MGIEEKLPSGFLLTTVEQAAGLARKSSVFPATFGLACCAIEMMTTGAGRYDLARFGMEVFRGSPRQADLMIVAGRVSQKMAPVLRQVYDQMPNPKWVISMGVCASSGGMFNNYAIVQGVDHIVPVDIYLPGCPPRPEMLMDSILKLHQKIREEKLGVNRERAAREAEEAALKAVPTIEMKGLLR